In Spirosoma aureum, a single genomic region encodes these proteins:
- a CDS encoding DUF72 domain-containing protein, with the protein MSIHIGTSGWSYDHWQGVLYPYPTPVHQRLGYYVQQFQTVELNSSFYRWPKQATFTNWYERLPADFRLSVKAPRGLTHAKKLYAPEIWMERIKACWHQLHQKRAVLLVQLAPQQEYDYDRLAYFLAQIPNWMRVTLELRHPSWHTEAIFRLLEAHQVAYCIMSGAHLPCILRTTADFVYVRLHGPDFQYLYGGSYSDADLGWWADRIREWATMGKDVYVYFNNDGAGHAVRNAQRLQQLLTS; encoded by the coding sequence ATGAGCATCCACATTGGCACTTCCGGCTGGAGTTACGATCATTGGCAAGGGGTTTTATACCCCTACCCCACCCCTGTCCATCAGCGGCTGGGCTACTACGTCCAACAATTCCAGACCGTCGAACTCAACAGCAGCTTCTACCGATGGCCTAAACAGGCCACCTTCACCAACTGGTATGAACGCTTACCTGCCGATTTCCGCCTGTCGGTCAAGGCTCCCCGAGGACTCACGCATGCCAAAAAGCTCTATGCACCCGAAATCTGGATGGAACGAATCAAAGCTTGCTGGCACCAGCTCCACCAAAAAAGAGCCGTTCTGCTGGTCCAGCTGGCCCCTCAACAGGAGTATGATTATGACCGATTGGCTTATTTCTTAGCCCAGATTCCGAACTGGATGCGGGTAACGCTTGAACTTAGGCACCCCAGCTGGCATACCGAAGCTATCTTTCGTCTACTGGAAGCACACCAGGTCGCTTATTGTATCATGAGTGGCGCTCACTTGCCCTGCATCCTGCGGACTACAGCAGATTTTGTGTATGTACGCTTGCATGGTCCAGACTTCCAGTATCTGTATGGAGGTAGCTATTCTGATGCAGATTTGGGTTGGTGGGCAGACCGAATCCGGGAATGGGCGACAATGGGTAAAGACGTGTATGTGTACTTTAACAACGATGGAGCAGGCCATGCCGTGCGTAATGCACAACGCTTACAGCAGTTGTTAACCAGCTAA
- a CDS encoding response regulator has product MSSINPAHVWIVDDDTDDQYLFEIALQRVNPSIAIKLLSDGEELLPALRQSVTLPNLIILDLNMPRVNGFEALEQLRADAVYREIPVVVLTTSSSYDDQERAGRLGANGFLTKPPSMDLLLVLFGQLAQQWELHQ; this is encoded by the coding sequence ATGTCCAGTATTAACCCTGCTCACGTTTGGATTGTCGATGACGATACGGACGACCAATACCTCTTCGAGATTGCCCTTCAGCGAGTAAATCCATCAATAGCCATCAAACTGTTGAGTGATGGAGAGGAGTTGTTGCCTGCCCTCCGGCAAAGCGTTACGTTACCTAACCTGATTATTCTGGACTTGAACATGCCACGGGTGAATGGATTTGAGGCTCTGGAACAACTGCGGGCGGATGCTGTCTATCGGGAAATACCGGTCGTTGTTTTGACTACTTCGTCGAGCTATGACGATCAGGAGCGGGCGGGCAGGCTGGGGGCCAACGGTTTTTTGACCAAGCCGCCTTCCATGGACCTGCTGTTGGTCCTGTTTGGCCAACTGGCTCAGCAGTGGGAGCTTCATCAATGA
- a CDS encoding PAS domain-containing protein, whose product MGELTRNHDWSKTVVGTPDQWPQSLRTTVSTLLSSKFPMFLWWGPELIQFYNDAYRPSLGNEGKHPTALGQRGQDCWPEIWPTIKPLIDQVMAGGESTWSEDQLIPIYRNGRLEDVYWTFSYGPVRDETGKVAGVQVICQETTQQVIAHQRLSESQRQVLAYFEQSPVAIAIISDPDLTFRMANPFYGQLVGRRLDQIVGKPLLEALPELGGQGFDQLLRSVLETGVPFIAPEVAADIVRNDQLETIYVDLAYQPLREADERFTGILVVATDVTQQVRSRQKIADREARFRSLIEQAPVATGLFVGRNLLIELANEPMLRFWGKGPDVFGKPLASILPELADQPFLQILDQVYTTGQAYQAMADRCDLVIDGELRTFYFNFTYQPIVDEQGQVYAILNMAVDVTEQVLARQALEDSERFSRTVFYNSPVAKLVYVGPEMILREANEKMLAIFGRDASIIGKPVMETIPELKRTQLFDQYQRVLATGEIHVALAESIELIRQGVSNGGYYDYNYKPLFDHTGKVYGVICTVIDVTEQVLARQKLEEAEAGLRGAIELAQLGTWSIDVTTNRLTYSDRLIEWFGYDPQGKDYQEMIPILQPEDQQRVESALAWALNPESDGVYNEIYTVIHPRTGQKRILHTHGKAVFDATGKAIRLNGTAQDITLQRELQLALETEVQLRTEELEAANEELAASNEELAASNEQYSAINEELEETVQQLNRSNANLQQFAYVASHDLQEPLRKIQQFGDLLKMRQTSLSGDELVYIERMQSAASRMATLIRDLLNFSRISMQGNTSVAVPLNGIIEQVLTTLELTIAETKAEVNVEPLPTIEGDSSQLNQLFQNLLGNALKFRRPSVNPVIQITAHTLQASELPPSVKPARMAKNYYRIDVVDNGIGFDEKYLDRIFQVFQRLHGKSEFAGTGIGLAICEKVVANHGGAITASSQPGQGATFRIYFPV is encoded by the coding sequence GTAATGAAGGTAAACACCCAACCGCTCTCGGACAGCGTGGACAAGACTGCTGGCCTGAAATCTGGCCTACCATTAAGCCCCTGATCGATCAGGTGATGGCCGGTGGTGAATCGACCTGGAGCGAAGATCAACTCATCCCGATTTACCGAAATGGTCGATTGGAGGATGTATACTGGACCTTTAGTTACGGGCCAGTTCGCGATGAAACAGGTAAGGTCGCCGGTGTACAGGTCATCTGTCAGGAAACCACTCAACAGGTCATTGCCCATCAACGATTGTCTGAAAGTCAACGTCAGGTGTTGGCCTATTTTGAGCAATCACCCGTGGCGATTGCCATCATCAGTGATCCAGATCTGACCTTCCGCATGGCAAATCCCTTTTATGGGCAATTAGTAGGTCGTCGACTTGATCAGATCGTTGGCAAACCGCTACTGGAGGCTTTACCCGAACTTGGCGGTCAGGGCTTTGACCAGCTACTCAGAAGTGTGCTGGAAACGGGTGTTCCGTTTATTGCCCCGGAGGTAGCGGCCGATATTGTCCGCAATGATCAGCTGGAAACTATTTATGTCGATCTGGCCTACCAGCCGCTTCGAGAAGCCGATGAGCGTTTTACCGGTATTTTGGTAGTAGCTACCGATGTCACCCAGCAGGTGCGAAGTCGCCAGAAAATAGCCGATCGGGAAGCCCGGTTTCGTTCCCTGATCGAGCAGGCACCCGTGGCCACCGGCTTGTTTGTGGGTCGGAATCTACTTATCGAGCTGGCCAATGAACCGATGCTCCGGTTTTGGGGAAAAGGCCCGGATGTATTTGGCAAACCCTTAGCCAGCATCTTGCCTGAATTGGCCGATCAGCCCTTCCTTCAAATTCTGGATCAGGTATACACCACGGGGCAGGCTTATCAAGCGATGGCAGATCGCTGTGATCTCGTTATCGATGGTGAGCTGCGTACGTTTTACTTTAATTTCACCTACCAGCCAATTGTTGATGAGCAGGGGCAGGTGTATGCGATTCTGAATATGGCGGTCGATGTGACCGAACAGGTACTGGCCCGACAGGCTCTGGAAGATAGTGAGCGGTTTTCGCGCACCGTCTTCTACAATTCACCCGTCGCGAAACTGGTGTATGTAGGACCGGAAATGATCCTGCGCGAAGCCAATGAAAAAATGCTCGCCATCTTTGGACGTGATGCTTCGATCATTGGAAAGCCAGTCATGGAAACCATACCCGAATTGAAACGAACACAACTTTTTGACCAATACCAGCGGGTACTGGCTACCGGCGAGATCCATGTGGCATTGGCAGAGTCCATTGAATTGATCAGACAGGGCGTTTCCAATGGGGGCTATTACGATTATAACTACAAACCGTTGTTTGACCATACAGGTAAAGTCTATGGGGTCATCTGTACGGTTATCGATGTAACCGAACAGGTACTGGCTCGCCAAAAGCTGGAAGAAGCGGAGGCAGGCCTGCGTGGGGCGATCGAACTGGCGCAGCTGGGCACCTGGAGTATTGATGTAACCACCAACAGGCTTACTTACTCTGACCGCTTAATCGAGTGGTTTGGGTATGACCCACAAGGAAAGGACTATCAGGAAATGATTCCGATCCTTCAGCCTGAAGATCAACAGCGGGTGGAATCGGCATTAGCCTGGGCCTTAAATCCTGAATCTGACGGAGTCTACAATGAAATCTATACCGTCATTCATCCCAGAACGGGCCAGAAACGTATCCTGCATACGCACGGTAAGGCTGTATTTGATGCCACCGGTAAAGCCATTCGGTTGAATGGCACCGCTCAGGATATTACCCTCCAGCGGGAGCTTCAGCTGGCCCTCGAAACCGAAGTGCAGCTCCGCACCGAAGAACTGGAGGCCGCCAATGAGGAATTAGCGGCTAGCAATGAGGAATTGGCAGCTAGCAATGAGCAATATTCAGCCATCAATGAAGAATTGGAAGAAACGGTCCAACAACTGAATCGATCCAATGCTAACCTCCAGCAGTTTGCTTACGTAGCCTCTCACGACTTGCAGGAGCCGCTTCGTAAGATTCAGCAGTTCGGCGATTTACTCAAAATGAGACAGACTTCATTATCGGGGGATGAGTTGGTTTATATTGAGCGAATGCAGTCGGCGGCCAGCCGAATGGCTACATTGATCCGGGACCTATTAAATTTTTCACGCATTTCCATGCAGGGTAACACCAGCGTAGCTGTACCACTCAATGGGATTATTGAGCAGGTGTTGACTACCTTGGAACTGACGATTGCGGAAACGAAAGCGGAGGTTAATGTGGAGCCATTACCTACCATTGAGGGAGATTCGTCACAGCTGAACCAGTTATTCCAGAATCTACTAGGTAATGCCCTCAAGTTTCGTCGGCCATCGGTTAACCCGGTGATTCAAATCACCGCCCATACCCTACAGGCGAGTGAGTTACCACCTTCAGTAAAGCCAGCACGAATGGCCAAAAACTACTACCGGATTGATGTAGTGGACAATGGAATTGGGTTCGATGAAAAATATCTGGATCGCATCTTTCAAGTGTTCCAGCGGTTGCATGGCAAAAGCGAATTTGCCGGTACGGGTATTGGTCTGGCTATCTGTGAAAAGGTGGTGGCTAATCATGGCGGAGCCATTACCGCCAGTAGTCAACCAGGTCAGGGCGCCACGTTTAGGATATACTTTCCCGTTTAG